The DNA segment TTCTACATTTATTTAGCATTAATTTAATGtaaaacttaatatttttttatgataaaattattAGTTTTTATGTGAAAACTATTACTTCTAATGTGCaataatttgacataaaaaatattaatttttctatGGAAAGtatctttttttttgttaaaattattaatttttatataaaaaatattacttctaACATATGTTAATTTGacagaaaaaaatattaatttttctaagaaaaatattagtttttatgataaaagtattactttttatatGAGAAGTATTATTGTTTTGGTCAAAAGTACTATTCTTTAtgttaaaaaaaagttttacttCTAACGTGtctaatttgaaataaaaaatattaattttttcatgaaaaatattactttttatataaaggtattagtttttatgataaaattattAGTTTTATGTGAAAATTATTACTTCTAACGTATGtaattgacataaaaaatattacttttctaTGACAAGTATTATTGTTTTGGTCAAAAGTATTAGTTGTTATGTTAAATGTATTATTTCTAACATATGTTAATTTGATataaaaagtattactttttttatgtgaaaaatattactttttatgttgTAACTATTAGttttaatatgaaaaatattacttcTAACATATACaagtttgacataaaaataaatttttttatgtgaaaaatattACCTTTTtggtcaaaagtattatttctTATGATAAAAGTATTGCTTTTAATATATATCAACTTGAAATAAAAAGTATTTTTCTGTGAAAAATATctttttatgttaaaagtattaCTGTTTATGATAAACATATTAATTAGTTTTTATAtgaaaagtattaatttttatgttagaaatattagtttttattataaaagtATTACTTCTAATGTATACAAATTAGATATAAAATCATTATCCGTTTTTCTCCAAGTAGATTGAATGCCTTGCCAAAATCAGACAAGAACTGTCCCAACTCTGCAATAATACACAAGCTTTCCAACACATGGACTAAACCACAAGTAACCAAGCATTCAAAGTCTGGTCCAATACCAATGCAAAACACAACTTAACTCTACCTTATCAACGAACTAAAGAATAAAGAAGTTCGCAAATATTATACTGGACCATTTGTACTAAAAAACCATACTTTGCAAACAAACAACCATGCCACTCAATTTGTTTTTACAAAAGGTAAGCAGCTATGACAAATTGTTCCATCTTTTCATCCTCCGCAGGTCATAATGATACAATGGCAACTCAACGAGAAGTGTTCATTGACATTTCATCAATCCGAGTACTGTAATATTGCTCTGTCTcttaatattttgatgtcatcaCTTTTCCCAAAGTTTATAGCAACATCCTGCACAAACAAAATCATGCATCACCTCATTAAAGTGTTGTTGGAGTTTCTTGTTCGCGAAATTGATGCAGAATTGCTCAGAACTGTCCAAATGGAAGAAGATTAGCCAAGTTCAccagaaataaaaaattaaaaatataagcTTAAAATTAGGATAAAAAGTTAAGTTCCCAAATCAGACAACAATCAAAATTGAGAATAGGTAATCCACATAGAGACCAACAGAAACACGGAACTATGCTATTTATGGTTTACCAACAATAAAGGAGCTTTGATATCTCGTTTCCAAATACCAATTATGCACCAAAAAGGCAAAAGACAAGACCAACACTAGCAAATTATTAACACAATCGACCAAGAATAGCTAGAATGAAGCATTTATATTTCCCCTCATACATGATGACATTCTAAAGAAGCTCATTCAGTCAATATGTAGATTAGAAacacctttaaaaaaaaaagaataagaaGCATAAAGAGAAGCTTGGCTACTTGTCAGAGCAAATCTCTTGAAATAAATAGAATTTGGTCAGTTTTAGCAAATCAAACTATAATTAACTTTTACATAGTATTACAAAATATCACCATGATATGCCCACCATGGGACAGCACTCAGCAGAGTGACAAGAATGAAGTGGTAATATGGCAATagacattgttcaacaaattCAACCTGTATAGATTGCTAAAAGGGAAATAGTACTTCAAAGATAAACACAAACTTGTTAAATGTTCGAACCTGAAAAATTTCACAGAAAGGGAGCAGATTATTAACGCCATGATGAACTGAAATCAAGAGTAAAGTTTGTTCCTGGACAATTACCAAGACAGAACTGTTGCTTGCTATAAAGAGAAGGAAGTAGAAACCATAAACAGGGCAGAAACCATACTATAATACAATAACTGGGAAAAATGTGGAGAAACTACATGTGAGTCTTTAGCACCTGCAAAATGGAGATCAAAACAGGATTTTAACGATTCCTTATCCagaaaagaaaaacaataaTTTGTAAGTactcaaaaattaaaaacaataggGAAATTAAAATCCACAAGAGtagaaattaaaaaattaaacagcAGAATGTAATACCAAGAACTATGCTCCCGTTCCAGCAAACAAAAGCAACAAAAGCCATGAATATTACAAAGAAAGGACTGAAGGTAACCAAAAGTTCCCCTAGGAAATTCCACGAAATTATAATTATGTCCCGAATCTCATCGAACAATCctgtaatataaaaaaaaacgacATAGACGTACAGTTAGCAACCCAAAACCAATTAGTTTGCTTTCAAAAAACAATTAAGACATTTTACCTTGATTATTTTCGGATGTCAAATATTACATGGATTCATTAAAGctggaaaaatgaaaaaatggtACATAATTTTTTCATAGTTTGTCATTTGAATCATCAAAActggaaaaaatgaaaaatgaaaactaTTTTTGAATCATTAgtttaaaagtaaatcatgcccATGGTATGAAAGATATAATAGTTGTTTGAGATTAATCTCTAAAACTTTGACATGGCCTCGCAACAAGGGCCAAAACCCACGAGTAGCCTCGTTATCACAGTTCATGGAAATAACAGCTAATGTGCGTCCGTGAAAGCAGCCACAACATAAAACAATGATGGCCTACCGTGAAGAAtggataaaaataaaatattagttTCTTGAAACTATAATTGAATAGCAAATCAGTACACAAAAGAAAATCTTGGGTTATTTAATCAACCCTGGAAATCATGTGTCCCGTTCAAATACAAGCATCGAACTCAGAAACATCAAAAGTTCCTTACCTCCTCTCTTGGAATTTTTTTCTTGATATAACCCCATTTCCTGGCCAACTTCAATGATGTTTCGAAACCTTCAGCACCTATGTTCATCGGCAGCACCATATCATATCCAAACATGTTGGTGAGACGTTCGACAAATATTGGAAATTGGTCATAATGAAAGGCTCTTGAACTGAGCGTAAGACTTTCAGCCTATTCTAACAATGTTTTCAAGATTTTGGGGTGGCAATGACCCTGGAGCAAAAGCCTTCGGTTCATAAATTTCCATTCAATTCATGTACTTTAAAGgcccatataaaaaaattaatgacaaAATAAAGAATTGAAACAACAATATCCTTCTCCACCTCATGGTGGAACTCTATAGGCTAAAAGGTGAATTCTGTCAGCAAAACTCTATAACCCATTCTACTTCACTATCAAAATCAACGAAAACTACAGATAAAAAATTTAACAAACCTCATGATTCAAGATCTTCGAATCCTCCGTTGTAATTATGTCTGGGCAAGCTTCGTTCTTCAGTGTTGAAGGCGAGCTTCTCAATTCGAATCAATCGAGCTTTTGAAATCAAGATGTTACGATTCGAGATGGAGCTAGGGACGAGTTTCTCTATTAAAATCAACACGGGCAATGGAGTTGGCGTGGCATCGATTCGAGGTGGATTGAGACTTCAGCAACGATTGAGAGTTCAACGACGTCGTTAGGGCTCACTAAAGTGGAGAAATAGGATTATAATTTGGGGTAGAATAGAGGGCGGGTCAGGGTTATATCATATGGATTGTGGATCAAAGTCCGTCTCACGAAACATGACCCGTGAAACGGTCTCACACAAGTGTTTGCCGATAAATTTATGTGGGCATATTGATTTTTACTGATGTTTAACAAACGGACTTCCATTGTCTTTTACAGAGATAAAACTTTTCATACAATTACATGAATATGTATCTTTATTGTATCTTATCATTTTTAACGGTCTCACACAAGTGTTTGCCGATaaagagtaacactcctgtgcaacggtctcattcgtgagacgggtcaaccctatccatatttataataataagtaatacttttgacataaaatgtaatactttttaatggataacccatataagagacccgTCACACGAATATGACCCGTGCAACGGTTGCATACAAGTGTTTGCCTATATATTAAtgtaacaaaattaaaaattaacttataaattattttatcaattatatcataaaaaattatttgtcaatttttattttttatcatgctTGTTATGCgattattcaaatatttgaataagtcgtgttataattttttgaatcatatattattattaatcaaTTGTTGgtataaatcataaattaaaaagcacaaaataattcaaaattttcaaatttttgaatgaaatattttttattttgatttcaaaCTATcccaaaaaatttaagaaaagaaCGAAAAAAATAGATGAAAAGATATTGGGGGAGTTGGGGATAAATGCCTACAACCAAACTTAAGCTATTATTCAGTACCCAGGTCAGAATAAACTAGACTGCACTCCCTAATGCATCAAACTTCTTTTTATTAGATCCTTATTTCATTTTTTCActcatttataatttttattttattttaaatcattaataatACAAGTTccttttgatttattttattttccatTTGTGATTCTCTCTTTCCTCCCTCCGCTTTCACGCTCGACAGAAATCTTCACCAAATAAATCCCTAAGCCCCAAATCATCCACCGGCCGACTTGGCCAACAACCGGCGAAAGTCAGCTCTATTTGACTGTCTTTTCGTCGCTTCAACCTCAGGATCGCTTCGCCCCATCCCTCCTCCTCCCTCCACTTCTCTATGATCCCTGATGCCTCCGTAGCTCTTCGCCGCCGTCGTAGTCACTCGCCATGAATACGGGCATATGCACCCTTCTCCACGTTATATTATTCATTCCTATTCATTTTTTCAGAATTTTCTTCTATTCGAAATTTTCATTCTCGCAGGGGCCTTCCGTttatccaagaagcttcaaccGGTTTGCTCTCTTTCTTAATTCTTATGTTGTTATGTGCTTGTGTGCTTATTAATTTGTAAATTAGGATTTTGGATTCAATTTGGTGTAGAAAATGGGATTTTTATATTTGCATTATAGCGACGTCTGCACCCACAGAGAAAACCACGGACAGCAAAAGGGAGTCGGGAGCAATCTGTTATTAggtaaaaaaaacacacaaatcTTACCTTTATTTTCCTTCATGAAGCCGGTTTTGTTTTCCTTTTTCCCTTTTTCCAATAGTTATTATTGCTGCAATATTTAATGttcttgttatttttgtttgaaatcGACTACGATGGCGTGTGTTTTATGGTTACTGCTATATTGATAGCCGCGTTGCTCATTGGAGCGGTGATTTGCATTTTAGTTGATTGGTATTTGGCGAATGTGACTGTGGGTTTTGAATCAAAATTGGGAGTTTGCGCCATTGAAGATGAGCACTTATTTGATGAAGGGGATGAAAGAAGTTTGAATTTTCATGAAacaatgtattatatataatcggatgaaatctaaaatttttcatgaaattagaatcaaaatcatataaataaaatatttgtcaaatttttgtttgtttttgcgCTTGTTCGTTCACTTTGTACCAAATTCTATTCAGCATATGTTGGTTTCTTCTATTTATGGCGGTTTTTTCCTCAGatatttcttgtttttaatGAAATGTGATGATCTGTTTTCAACACGTACtgatttttgtttgaattatgcTGATTTTAATTATGCTAATTTTGAAGTAGTGCATGATAATCCGATGAAATCTATTAAATTATGCTGCTTTTCGTTATGACTTATTGCAcactgttttattttttatttataaatggtTCAAGAACGAGTAGGATCTGAGATGAAAGCTAGTACCTCCTGTTAAGTAGTCATGCATTACGATAGGAACTCCCAATTCTCTAGCAAATATAGCCCTTTTCATCATTTCTTCGCATGTACCCGCAGTAGCATTCAAGTAATGCCCTTTAATTTCACCTGTTTCAGACTGTGCTTTATAAAGGGCTTCGGCACAAAATAAGAAACGATCTCTCCAACGCATAAATGGCTGGGAATTCACGTTCTCGTCATCTTTGGTAAAATCAAGTCCGCCGCGAAGACATTCATAAACCGCTCTACCGTGTATGAGGCACCAAGTCGTTTCTCTTCTTCAGTATTTCGGGAAGGACTAAGGAAAATGAGAATGGAGTGAACAATTTTGTTGGTGTATTTTGTACTATATTTTGATCGGATGGATAACTATGTTGATGAAGTTGGTATTGTATTTTGGTAGAATTGATGTTTAATTTCTATTTATAACTATGTTAATGAACGTGGTACTGTATTTTGGTGAAATGGATGTTTAATTTCCATTTATAACTATGTTGATGAAGTTGGATGTTTAATTTTGGTagaatggatttttaattctcAAAGCACAGTTAGACATATCGTTATACTTTGTTTTCAAGCAAATGTACTACGTATCATTATAAATGGTACTGCGTTTCAGACCAAACACCAACATCACAAtataaaacatgtatggaatatgtaccaaatataacaaattcccataccacaattagacgtacttattatactttattttcaagcaaaagtactatgtatcgttacaaatggtactgTATTTTTgatcacgcaccaacaccacaatgtaaaacatgtatgaaagatgtaccaaataacaaattctcataccacaattagacgttatgtgacgtcccgtatttttATACATTTTCAAGAATGTAAATGCGGAAAAGTGTGggggaattttttattttttttattcaaaagtgCAGGGAATGCATCGCACCAACTTGATCAacattcaaaattaaatttaaaatctaaaacgataacaataaaaataaaactcctGTCTCTAActttcacaaaatatttgaaacacaGATGCAACTCTACAGTCAAGAAGAACTAAATACGGCACGTCAGAACCTACTACTAACATCTTAAAAGGATAGGGAAATGTGAgctaaaataaacaaactacttacataaaatacatttgaaaataatcgagGAATCCTCACAACAATATCAAACTGAAATGAACATTTAAAAGACTAAACatttgaaatcctcaaaactcaacATTTAAAATACTGACAATGAAAAGACCAAAGATTCGGATCTTAAAAGACTGTGCATAGAATAATTTAACAACATATCCAAAATAAACATAGAAAAATCTCCTTTCTTTAAAAACATCAGAGCTTCAAAACTGTCGTGCCATGCAACGTCATcgtctcttggactcttcagccaaTCTACCAATTCCTTTAATTCAAAACTGCTAATCTAACtgtaccattcaagtatagtgagtctaaagactcaacaagattAAAACATGCATAACGATAACATAATATCTTCAAAATACGTTTTACTTAAAAATGACTTGAACTTACATAAAAATGATACCTTAAACTTGAAAACTCAAACTTAAAAATCATgatactttaaacttaaaaaccTTGAACATTATCTTCAAAACACTATGAAATGCAAGGAACTTAAACATAGGCATCTTCATACTTAACTTAAAGAACTGAAAATAATCTTCATGCATTATTACATAACATTACTACTCCATTCCTTGATGAAATATatgcaattaaaatcatatgaaAATCATGGACTTGAAATGACATCTTAAAATGAACATAACATGAAAATTTgtcattttggggtgatgaagtaTGTATATTGTGGTAACCATCATAATGAGTCATTCATAGTTTTCTgttgtacaacaagcatatggcattatgcccgtaaactttcattctttggatagccgctctggagctcatcccgaagttcATACCCCGTgtaaccatcccgtgagccatatttggatagccgctccggagctcatcccaaagtgcataccccgtataatCACCACAAAACACATAaaccatcaaaatatttttaatgtatcgtatcatatcatcatgattaatcataacattattcattcatgcttcatcatctttcatttcatcataacttaTCATTTCATcgtatcatttcattcattatgaagcatcattgaaacatcgtAATTTCCGTCttaactttcatttcatgaacataaatctttactcgataacttcatgtATATCGTAGATAATAagaatcatactttcatattgatcaatatgtttcatgaatgaaacttagacatatacatgcatcacataatgtaAGCGGTTCACGTAAGTCGTCTTTTCGTTCTTGACcttaaaacttaaaactttTTGTGTAGGAACTCTTAGACATATTTTAGAAgtcttaaaagatcataaccatgaatttaggaccctaaaataacattGAAAATGTTAAAATTCGaagcttaggcgcggg comes from the Henckelia pumila isolate YLH828 chromosome 1, ASM3356847v2, whole genome shotgun sequence genome and includes:
- the LOC140863098 gene encoding ribulose bisphosphate carboxylase large chain; translated protein: MRRETTWCLIHGRAVYECLRGGLDFTKDDENVNSQPFMRWRDRFLFCAEALYKAQSETGEIKGHYLNATAGTCEEMMKRAIFARELGVPIVMHDYLTGGCICPYSWRVTTTAAKSYGGIRDHREVEGGGGMGRSDPEVEATKRQSNRADFRRLLAKSAGG
- the LOC140874928 gene encoding dol-P-Glc:Glc(2)Man(9)GlcNAc(2)-PP-Dol alpha-1,2-glucosyltransferase-like isoform X2, which produces MGLYQEKNSKRGGLFDEIRDIIIISWNFLGELLVTFSPFFVIFMAFVAFVCWNGSIVLGAKDSHVVSPHFSQLLYYSMVSALFMVSTSFSL
- the LOC140874928 gene encoding uncharacterized protein isoform X1, whose amino-acid sequence is MGLYQEKNSKRGGLFDEIRDIIIISWNFLGELLVTFSPFFVIFMAFVAFVCWNGSIVLGAKDSHEQTLLLISVHHGVNNLLPFCEIFQDVAINFGKSDDIKILRDRAILQYSD